A region from the Bos indicus isolate NIAB-ARS_2022 breed Sahiwal x Tharparkar chromosome 14, NIAB-ARS_B.indTharparkar_mat_pri_1.0, whole genome shotgun sequence genome encodes:
- the ZHX2 gene encoding zinc fingers and homeoboxes protein 2, translating into MASKRKSTTPCMVRTSQVVEQDVPEEADRAKEKGIGVPQPETAKDTWAAEPENSSKENEVIEVKSTGENQSKKLQGGYECKYCPYSTQNLNEFTEHVDMQHPNVILNPLYVCAECNFTTKKYDSLSDHNSKFHPGETNFKLKLIKRNNQTVLEQSIDATNHIVSITTSGPGSGDGDAGISVSKTPIMKPGKPKADAKKVPKKPEEATPENHVEGTARLVTDAAEILSRLGGVELLQDSLGHVMPSVQLPPNINLVPKVPVPLNTTKYNSALDTNATMINSFNKFPYPTQAELSWLTAASKHPEEHIRIWFATQRLKHGISWSPEEVEEARKKMFNGTIQSVPPTITVLPAQLAPTKMSQPILQTALPCQILGQTSLVLTQVTSGPATVSCSPITLAVAGVTNHGQKRPLVTPQAAPEPKRPHVAQVPEPPPKVANPSLTPASDRKKTKEQIAHLKASFLQSQFPDDAEVYRLIEVTGLARSEIKKWFSDHRYRCQRGIVHITSESLAKDQLALAASRHGRTYHAYPDFAPQKFKEKTQGQVKILEDSFLKSSFPTQAELDRLRVETKLSRREIDSWFSERRKLRDSMEQAVLDSMGSGKKGPDAAAPNGALSRLDQLSSAQLASSLPSPSPAITKSQEQVHLLRSTFARTQWPTPQEYDQLAAKTGLVRTEIVRWFKENRCLLKTGTLKWLEQYQPQHVVDDHGYDTPSRKVVKTVITENPKNGSEGGHQYYKDPKKLCDEDLEKPGPRGKAGGEQVKDNLPAKPSEATSDRSEGNSRDGQASDENEESGVVDWVEVTVGEEDAASDRSDSWSQTAAEGAGELADSDSDSGPAEASQA; encoded by the coding sequence ATGGCAAGCAAACGAAAATCCACCACCCCGTGCATGGTTCGGACATCACAAGTGGTAGAACAAGATGTGCCCGAGGAAGCAGACAGGGCCAAAGAGAAAGGAATTGGCGTGCCACAGCCTGAAACGGCCAAGGATACTTGGGCAGCGGAACCTGAAAActcttccaaagaaaatgaagtgaTAGAGGTGAAATCTACAGGGGAAAACCAATCCAAAAAGCTCCAAGGTGGTTACGAATGCAAATACTGCCCCTACTCCACGCAGAACCTGAACGAGTTCACGGAGCACGTTGACATGCAACACCCCAATGTGATCCTCAACCCCCTCTACGTGTGTGCCGAATGTAACTTCACAACCAAAAAGTACGACTCCTTGTCTGACCACAACTCCAAGTTCCATCCCGGGGAGACCAACTTCAAGCTGAAGCTCATCAAGCGCAATAATCAGACCGTCTTGGAGCAGTCCATCGACGCCACCAACCACATCGTGTCCATCACCACCAGCGGCCCCGGAAGCGGGGATGGTGACGCCGGGATCTCAGTGAGTAAAACCCCCATCATGAAGCCAGGGAAACCAAAAGCCGATGCCAAGAAGGTGCCCAAGAAGCCGGAGGAGGCCACCCCCGAGAACCATGTGGAAGGGACCGCCCGCCTGGTGACAGATGCCGCTGAGATCCTCTCGAGACTCGGGGGCGTGGAGCTCCTTCAGGACTCGCTAGGACACGTCATGCCTTCTGTCCAGCTCCCACCAAATATCAACCTTGTCCCCAAGGTCCCCGTCCCGCTGAACACTACCAAATACAACTCTGCCCTGGATACCAACGCCACCATGATCAACTCCTTCAACAAGTTCCCCTACCCAACCCAAGCAGAGCTGTCCTGGCTGACGGCGGCTTCCAAACACCCGGAAGAGCACATCAGAATCTGGTTTGCCACCCAGCGCTTAAAGCACGGCATCAGCTGGTCCccggaggaggtggaggaggcccGGAAGAAGATGTTCAACGGCACCATCCAGTCCGTCCCCCCGACGATCACCGTGCTGCCTGCCCAGTTGGCCCCCACGAAGATGTCACAGCCCATCCTCCAGACGGCTCTCCCATGCCAGATCCTCGGCCAGACCAGCCTGGTGCTGACTCAGGTGACCAGCGGGCCAGCGACCGTCTCCTGCTCCCCCATCACACTTGCTGTGGCTGGAGTGACCAACCATGGCCAGAAGAGACCTCTAGTAACTCCCCAGGCTGCCCCCGAGCCCAAGCGCCCCCACGTCGCTCAAGTGCCAGAGCCCCCACCCAAGGTGGCCAACCCCTCGCTGACCCCAGCCAGCGACCGCAAAAAGACCAAGGAACAGATAGCGCACCTAAAGGCAAGCTTCCTGCAGAGCCAGTTCCCCGACGACGCTGAGGTCTACCGGCTCATCGAGGTGACCGGCCTCGCCAGGAGCGAGATCAAGAAGTGGTTCAGTGACCACCGGTACCGGTGTCAACGGGGCATCGTCCACATCACCAGCGAATCCCTCGCCAAAGACCAGCTGGCTCTCGCTGCCTCCCGCCACGGCCGCACATACCACGCATACCCAGACTTCGCCCCACAGAAGTTCAAAGAGAAAACCCAAGGTCAGGTGAAGATCCTGGAAGACAGCTTTCTGAAAAGCTCTTTCCCAACCCAAGCAGAACTGGACAGGCTGCGGGTGGAGACGAAGCTGAGCCGGAGAGAGATCGACTCCTGGTTCTCAGAGAGGCGCAAGCTTCGGGACAGCATGGAGCAGGCCGTCCTGGATTCCATGGGGTCCGGCAAGAAAGGGCCAGACGCGGCGGCCCCCAACGGTGCTCTGTCCAGACTTGACCAGCTCTCCAGTGCCCAGCTGGCCAGCTCTCTGCCCAGCCCCTCACCAGCGATTACAAAAAGTCAAGAACAGGTTCATCTCCTGAGAAGCACGTTTGCCCGAACCCAGTGGCCGACCCCGCAGGAGTATGACCAGCTGGCGGCCAAGACCGGCCTGGTGCGAACTGAAATTGTGCGCTGGTTCAAGGAGAACAGATGCTTGCTCAAAACTGGAACCTTGAAGTGGCTAGAGCAGTACCAGCCACAGCACGTGGTGGACGATCACGGCTATGACACCCCGTCGAGGAAAGTGGTCAAGACCGTCATCACCGAGAACCCGAAGAATGGGAGTGAGGGGGGTCATCAGTACTACAAGGACCCCAAAAAGCTCTGTGACGAGGACCTGGAGAAGCCGGGACCCAGAGGGAAGGCAGGTGGCGAGCAGGTGAAAGACAATTTGCCGGCAAAGCCCTCGGAGGCCACGTCGGACAGGTCGGAGGGCAACAGCCGGGACGGCCAGGCCAGCGACGAGAACGAGGAGTCGGGTGTCGTGGATTGGGTGGAGGTGACGGTTGGAGAGGAGGACGCTGCCTCCGACAGGTCAGACAGCTGGAGTCAGACGGCAGCGGAAGGCGCAGGGGAGCTGGCTGACTCGGACTCGGACAGCGGCCCGGCGGAGGCCAGCCAGGCCTAG